A stretch of Schaalia odontolytica DNA encodes these proteins:
- a CDS encoding cytochrome c biogenesis protein/redoxin, whose amino-acid sequence MFLLLGLLGGFITGISPCILPVLPALFLGAAGGRTSNEAPQSSKDGKAGIDPSLFRVAPGVNLGGEAPKKAAVKADGSDSVTRRPVLIVLGLVTSFMIITVAGSALLSLLNLPQALIRWTGIVLLLAVGIGMIVPKIMEVLERPFARLAPRTTGDSAGFGLGLVLGAAFVPCAGPVLTSIIVASSSGQITWHIIGLAVSFAIGVSIPLMIVAIAGSGVAARFLKTRQQPLRIAAGVAMMALALGIATDAPMALQRMIPDYTASLEASTEGACEDGACEPEKEVEASTDFAQCARNGAKDCGAMPTIQASEWLNTLGQPSGTVTLVDFWSSSCTNCQREIPELEAIYEKYKDYGLVVVGVHSPQQAYERDTSVVNASIEKLGITYPVALDPDLEAFKAYGATAWPTHFIAGTDGKLVAMGRGTKGVEEQIRTLLTEAGVSLPN is encoded by the coding sequence ATGTTCCTCTTGCTTGGCCTTCTTGGAGGCTTCATCACGGGCATCTCCCCGTGCATCCTTCCCGTCCTGCCCGCACTATTCCTCGGAGCCGCTGGCGGCCGCACCTCGAACGAGGCGCCCCAATCCTCCAAAGACGGAAAGGCGGGCATCGACCCGTCACTGTTCCGCGTCGCTCCGGGCGTGAACCTGGGTGGAGAAGCGCCGAAGAAGGCAGCCGTGAAGGCCGACGGCAGCGACTCGGTGACGCGTCGTCCCGTGCTCATCGTCCTGGGCCTCGTCACCTCGTTCATGATCATCACGGTCGCGGGTTCGGCGCTGCTCAGCCTGCTCAACCTGCCGCAGGCGCTGATCCGCTGGACCGGCATCGTCCTGCTGCTGGCCGTCGGCATCGGCATGATCGTCCCGAAGATCATGGAGGTGCTCGAGCGCCCCTTTGCGCGCCTGGCACCTCGCACGACGGGCGACAGCGCGGGCTTCGGCCTCGGCCTCGTCCTGGGCGCGGCGTTCGTGCCGTGCGCGGGTCCGGTGCTGACCTCGATCATCGTGGCCTCCAGCTCCGGGCAGATCACGTGGCACATCATCGGCCTGGCCGTCTCCTTCGCGATCGGCGTGTCGATCCCGCTGATGATCGTCGCGATCGCCGGTTCGGGCGTCGCCGCCCGCTTCCTGAAGACCCGCCAGCAGCCGCTGCGCATCGCCGCGGGCGTCGCGATGATGGCGCTCGCGCTGGGTATCGCGACGGACGCCCCGATGGCCCTGCAGCGGATGATCCCCGACTACACGGCCTCGCTCGAGGCCAGCACTGAAGGCGCTTGCGAGGACGGCGCGTGCGAGCCCGAGAAGGAAGTCGAGGCGAGCACCGACTTCGCGCAGTGCGCGCGTAATGGCGCGAAGGATTGCGGCGCCATGCCGACGATCCAGGCCTCGGAGTGGCTGAACACCCTGGGCCAGCCGTCCGGCACGGTGACGCTCGTGGACTTCTGGTCGAGCTCGTGCACGAACTGCCAGCGCGAGATCCCCGAGCTCGAGGCCATCTACGAGAAGTACAAGGACTACGGCCTGGTCGTCGTGGGCGTGCACTCGCCCCAGCAGGCCTACGAGCGCGACACCTCGGTGGTGAACGCGTCGATCGAGAAGCTGGGCATCACCTACCCGGTGGCGTTGGACCCCGACCTGGAGGCCTTCAAGGCCTACGGCGCGACGGCGTGGCCGACGCACTTCATCGCGGGCACGGACGGCAAGCTCGTCGCGATGGGCCGCGGCACGAAGGGCGTCGAAGAGCAGATCCGCACCCTCCTCACCGAGGCGGGGGTGTCCCTGCCCAACTGA
- a CDS encoding AAA family ATPase, producing the protein MTSLRASSGPQSAAASPECAQASSITRRIVEAVAERARLGDPVRVLGLTGPPGTGKTTITAELARALPEAGIAVAGLAPMDGFHMSNAVLAARGIADHKGAPDTFDVGGYVALLGRVRRADGVVLAPDYRRDLHEPVAASLPVEVDGVVITEGNYLGLELPGWADVRGLIDLLVFIDTPFEELASRLIDRHMSFGRDRADAAHWVRTVDAANMALVDRTKERADLVLSL; encoded by the coding sequence GTGACTTCCTTACGGGCGAGCTCGGGACCGCAGTCGGCTGCTGCCTCTCCTGAGTGCGCCCAGGCCTCGTCGATCACCCGGCGCATCGTCGAGGCCGTGGCCGAGCGCGCCCGCCTCGGTGACCCCGTGCGCGTGCTGGGCCTGACCGGCCCTCCCGGGACCGGCAAGACGACGATCACCGCCGAACTGGCGCGCGCCCTGCCCGAGGCCGGCATCGCGGTCGCTGGCCTGGCGCCCATGGATGGCTTCCACATGTCCAACGCGGTGCTGGCCGCGCGCGGGATCGCCGACCACAAGGGCGCGCCCGACACCTTCGACGTGGGCGGATACGTCGCCCTCCTGGGGCGCGTGCGCCGCGCGGACGGCGTTGTCCTCGCCCCCGATTACCGGCGCGACCTGCACGAGCCCGTCGCCGCCTCCCTGCCCGTTGAGGTCGACGGCGTCGTCATCACGGAGGGCAACTACCTGGGCCTCGAGCTGCCCGGCTGGGCGGACGTGCGCGGCCTCATCGACCTGCTCGTCTTTATTGACACTCCTTTCGAGGAGCTCGCCTCGCGCCTGATCGACCGGCACATGAGCTTTGGCCGGGACCGCGCGGACGCCGCGCACTGGGTGCGCACGGTGGACGCGGCGAACATGGCCCTCGTCGATCGCACGAAGGAGCGCGCGGACCTGGTCCTGTCGCTGTAG
- a CDS encoding phosphoribosyltransferase, with the protein MGTTASPDATTAPDREVLTWEGFGDASRELTQQIVDSGWIPDLIVAIARGGLIPAGAIAYAMDVKAIGTMNVEFYSGIGETLEEPQLLPPLMDVSAMDGKRVLVVDDVADSGKTLKMVMDLIDEHGLTLDGSAAVRVEARSAVIYKKPVSIIEPDYVWAYTDKWINFPWSTLPVIKP; encoded by the coding sequence ATGGGTACCACCGCCAGCCCCGACGCCACCACCGCTCCCGACCGCGAGGTCCTCACCTGGGAAGGCTTCGGCGACGCGTCCCGTGAGCTCACCCAGCAGATCGTCGACTCCGGCTGGATCCCGGACCTGATCGTCGCCATCGCGCGCGGCGGCCTCATTCCCGCCGGCGCCATCGCCTACGCGATGGACGTGAAGGCCATCGGCACCATGAACGTCGAGTTCTACTCCGGCATCGGTGAAACCCTCGAGGAGCCCCAGCTGCTTCCCCCGCTCATGGACGTCTCCGCGATGGATGGCAAGCGCGTCCTCGTCGTCGACGACGTCGCCGACTCCGGCAAGACCCTCAAGATGGTCATGGACCTCATCGACGAGCACGGCCTCACTCTCGACGGCTCCGCCGCCGTCCGCGTCGAGGCCCGCAGCGCGGTCATCTACAAGAAGCCCGTGTCCATCATCGAGCCCGACTACGTGTGGGCGTACACCGACAAGTGGATCAACTTCCCCTGGTCGACGCTGCCCGTCATCAAGCCGTGA